One genomic region from Muriicola soli encodes:
- a CDS encoding PspC domain-containing protein, which produces MNIFYRLLYFFQKRGFEVSRRIAERLGIRARVVRTTFIYLTFVTLGFGFALYLFLAFWLRIKDLIYTKRTSVFDL; this is translated from the coding sequence ATGAATATTTTTTACCGCCTGCTGTACTTTTTTCAAAAACGAGGGTTTGAGGTCTCAAGACGAATTGCGGAACGTTTGGGAATTAGAGCCCGTGTGGTGCGAACAACTTTTATATACCTGACCTTTGTTACCCTGGGGTTTGGATTTGCGCTATACCTGTTTTTGGCATTTTGGCTGCGGATAAAAGACCTGATCTATACCAAACGCACTTCAGTTTTTGACCTTTAA